The Zingiber officinale cultivar Zhangliang chromosome 2A, Zo_v1.1, whole genome shotgun sequence genomic sequence CCTTTCGTAGACACGATGAGTCAACTAGTTCTTCAAATAGAGGTAATTTTCTTGAGTTGCTTGAATGGTATAGTCAACGAAATGAAGAGGTTTcttaagttataaaacaaaatgctcctgcaaacaatcaattgacttctccaaaaattcaaaaggatttaacacgTGCTTGTGCTTCAGAGATTACACTTGCTATAATCAATGATATTGGAGATAAATTATTTTCTTTGATGGTTGATGAGGCTAGGGACAATTCAGTGAAGGAGCATATGGGAGTTGTTTTGAGGTATGTGAATAAAAAAGGATGTGTGATTGAACGATTTTCTTGCAGTTGTGCATGTGCCTGACACCAGTTCTCATTCTTTGAAAATGGCTATTGATGCTTTATTTGTGCAACATGGTTTATCATTATCTAGATTGAGAGGCCAAGGATATGATGGAGCTTCAAATATGCGTGGTGAGTTCAATGGATTGAAATCTCTGATACTACAAGAAAATCCATTTGCAATGTATGTTCACTGTTTCTCTCACCAGCTCCAATTAGTTCTTGttgctgttgcccatgacaattTTACCGTGAGTGAATTTTTTGGGTATATCACTATGATTGTGAATATATCTGGAGcatcttgtaagaggagagatcaaCTTAGAAAGATTCAACATGATAAAATAATTGCTGAATTGGAAAGTGGAGAAATTACTAgtggaaaaggaaaaaatcaagaaACTAGTTTAGCAAGACCTGGAGATACTCGTTGGGGGATCACACTACTTAAGATTACTTCGTTTATGCTCTATGTGGTCTTCAGTGATAGAAGTGTTAGGAAATGTATATGATGATGCCTCTTATTCTGCAAATAAAGGTGTTGCTGCAGGTTTAATTGAGAAGATGGAGAGTTATCAATTTGTTTTTGTGTTACATTTGATGAAGTATATATTGGGAATTACAAATGAGTTATCACTTTCCTTACAACAAGGGGATCAAAATATTGTTCAAGCCATGTCCTTGGTTAGAAGTGTGAAATGTCGACTACAAGACTTCAGGGAAGATGGATGGCAGATAATTTTGGAACAAGTTAACACATTTTGTGAATTGAATATGATTCCAATACTTGATATGGAGGACAACATGCTAACTCGTGGTCATGGTAGGCGTAGAGGGCAACTCATCACCAATTTTCATCATTATCGTGTGGAGATTTTTTGtcaggtattatttctaaaaatctatttttttttgttaaagatatttcattgattattaatgttaTCATGGTTGCAAATTTGAATGATAGGTTGTTGATTTAATTATACAAGAGATGAATAATCGTTTTTTAGTAGTTAGTACAGAATTGCTTGGTTGCATATCATGTCTTCATCCAAGAAATTCTTTCTCTCAATTTGATGTTCACAAACTCATCCATCTTGTTGATTTTTATCCCGAGGACTTCTGTGGTActgattatttatttttggaacaaCAACTTATGAGTTACTTTTATAATCTGCGGGATGATCCGTACTTTTCTTCAATTGATGACTTGGGAATTCTTGCTCAGAAATTGGTTGAGACTGAAAAACATTTGGTGTTCCCATTGGTTTATCGTATGATAGAGTTGGCATTAGTTTTACCAGTTGCAACTGCTTCGGTTGAACGAGTGTTTTCTGCAATGAAGACTATGAAGACTGATTTACGCAATAGAATGggagatgaatggatgaatgaCAGTCTAGTTGTATACATTGAAAAGGATATTTTTTCTACAATTGAAAATGAGCAAATATTACAA encodes the following:
- the LOC122043651 gene encoding zinc finger MYM-type protein 1-like; amino-acid sequence: MGTVNSCHNEARIQFEAFQDQRHSVGNILRVHSRDMEIDYRTRLTAMLDVTRFLLKQGLPFRRHDESTSSSNRVVHVPDTSSHSLKMAIDALFVQHGLSLSRLRGQGYDGASNMRGEFNGLKSLILQENPFAMYVHCFSHQLQLVLVAVAHDNFTVSEFFGYITMIVNISGASLIEVLGNVYDDASYSANKGVAAGLIEKMESYQFVFVLHLMKYILGITNELSLSLQQGDQNIVQAMSLVRSVKCRLQDFREDGWQIILEQVNTFCELNMIPILDMEDNMLTRGHGRRRGQLITNFHHYRVEIFCQVVDLIIQEMNNRFLVVSTELLGCISCLHPRNSFSQFDVHKLIHLVDFYPEDFCGTDYLFLEQQLMSYFYNLRDDPYFSSIDDLGILAQKLVETEKHLVFPLVYRMIELALVLPVATASVERVFSAMKTMKTDLRNRMGDEWMNDSLVVYIEKDIFSTIENEQILQHFQQMQSRRIQLPPLVPTRQSSQTSVMENRSSIKWDKGKALEF